A window from Athalia rosae chromosome 5, iyAthRosa1.1, whole genome shotgun sequence encodes these proteins:
- the LOC105691866 gene encoding FYVE, RhoGEF and PH domain-containing protein 1-like isoform X3, which yields MLLTEWWRWSIGAPPHYHKQTSSVFYCDLESSKRYVVAERTSHQYELETYAISESESEEEPEDTAESSEAESTIKTNQVDESTSESNNCAQNDAVVQKRKKGKHIANELLTTERNYVNILHLIDQVFQFKVDQENRAHPMFAPETVQHMFSNIKSIYKFHNDFLLPQLEERIINLWDADPRIGDIMKNFAPFLKMYTEYVKNFDYAMNLISTLQQKIPRFAAIINEIQKRDECAKLSLAHHMLSPIQRLPRYELLLKDYLKNLPEDDADYEDTKKALELVSTAANHTNEAMKKIDKFKKLLEIQESIYDAIDLVSATRELVKEGKIVKISARSGDHQERYLFLLSDVLLLCSVRLIPGPLYRLRAKFMVENLQVVEGDNLETANTFYIRDEHKSVELYTHTTEGKAAWLDALFKTMQEIMRRKASLKTGGAKSALVTADDVTRCMVCEAIFSVMKRKHNCRACGIVVCGKCSNQKLLFEDNKNMRVCRLCHAALTQPLKKSPSSPAGPAPSLLQVSAAATSVLSGYLLLKTQASKPWTKRWFALHADFVLYSFKSESESLAMTATPMPGFAVTGGATLPEEDPLSFRDREKAFKIHHSRKSYYLQAFTHTDHEKWINVLQLATRAELPSPDEKVEDVESET from the exons ATGCTTTTGACGGAATGGTGGAGGTGGAGCATCGGAGCTCCACCGCACTACCATAAACAGACCAGTAGTGTGTTCTATTGTGACCTGGAATCCTCGAAAAG atACGTAGTCGCCGAACGAACCTCTCATCAATATGAGCTGGAAACTTACGCTATCAGCGAATCGGAGAGCGAAGAGGAACCGGAAGACACCGCCGAATCCTCGGAAGCGGAATCCACGATAAAAACGAATCAGGTCGACGAATCGACGTCGGAGTCCAACAATTGCGCACAAAACGATGCGGTCGtacagaagagaaagaagggaaaGCACATAGCGAACGAATTGCTCACGACCGAGCGTAATTACGTTAACATCCTGCATCTGATCGATCAAGTTTTTCAGTTCAAGGTCGATCAGGAGAACCGGGCGCATCCGATGTTCGCGCCTGAAACGGTTCAGCACATGTTCTCCAACATAAAATCGATCTACAAATTTCACAACGATTTTTTGCTGCCCCAATTGGAGGAACGGATAATCAATTTGTGGGACGCGGATCCGAGGATCGGCGACATAATGAAAAACTTTGCGCCGTTTTTGAAAATGTACACCGAATACGTGAAGAACTTCGACTACGCGATGAATCTGATCAGCACGCTGCAGCAGAAAATACCGAGATTCGCCGCTATTATAAACGAGATACAGAAACGCGACGAATGCGCCAAGCTTTCGCTCGCCCATCACATGCTCAGCCCCATACAACGACTACCTCGCTACGAATTACTTTTAAaggattatttgaaaaatcttcccGAGGACGACGCGGACTACGAGGACACGAAGA aagCCTTGGAGTTGGTTTCGACGGCGGCCAATCACACCAACGAAGCGATGAAGAAAATCGACAagttcaaaaaacttttggaAATTCAAGAGAGCATTTATGACGCTATAGATCTGGTGAGCGCTACCAGGGAACTCGTTAAGGAAGGAAAGATCGTTAAAATATCGGCGCGAAGTGGCGATCATCAGGAGAGATACTTGTTTCTG CTCAGCGACGTGCTGCTACTCTGTTCCGTGAGACTGATACCCGGCCCTCTGTACCGACTACGGGCGAAATTCATGGTCGAAAACCTCCAAGTGGTCGAAGGTGATAATTTGGAAACGGCGAACACGTTTTACATCAGGGACGAGCACAAGAGCGTGGAACTTTACACCCACACTACGGAGGGTAAGGCGGCCTGGTTGGACGCTCTCTTCAAAACCATGCAGGAGATCATGAGGCGGAAGGCTAGTCTGAAAACCGGTGGCGCCAAATCCGCCCTCGTCACAGCAGACGACGTTACGAGGTGCATGGTATGCGAGGCGATATTCTCGGTGATGAAAAGAAAGCACAATTGCAGAGCCTGCGGTATC GTCGTATGCGGCAAGTGTTCCAACCAGAAATTGCTGTTCGAGGACAATAAAAACATGCGGGTGTGCCGTTTGTGTCACGCCGCGCTCACGCAACCGCTGAAAAAATCTCCCTCGTCGCCGGCCGGTCCAGCGCCGAGTTTACTCCAAGTTTCGGCCGCCGCGACGTCCGTGTTGTCCGGATACCTGCTCCTGAAGACCCAGGCGAGTAAACCCTGGACCAAGCGATGGTTCGCACTTCACGCGGACTTCGTTTTGTATTCGTTCAAGTCGGAGTCCGAGAGCTTGGCGATGACGGCGACGCCGATGCCCGGTTTCGCTGTCACCGGAGGCGCGACACTCCCGGAGGAAGATCCGCTAAGCTTCAGGGATCGGGAGAaggctttcaaaattcatcacTCGAGAAAGAGCTATTATTTGCAAGCCTTCACTCACACGGATCACGAGAA gTGGATAAACGTGTTACAATTAGCTACGAGGGCGGAGTTGCCTTCGCCGGACGAAAAAGTCGAGGATGTCGAAAGCGAAACATGA
- the LOC105691866 gene encoding FYVE, RhoGEF and PH domain-containing protein 1-like isoform X1 → MKIVSRTRISYSLAVLRIPPRMQRGQLRDITSWMARLLPEPSEGTTTSTIKMFSSKTTSSTSTFYTDLTVNEEEDASSQTSQGNRNSRLLETQSTTSEDANSQDSDSAGGPDDQQYSKHSFHRIASYGGFPRFQPFVMSASSPAGCTDVDRVVEQSTETTSFVKMSHSVLEYRSSRYVVAERTSHQYELETYAISESESEEEPEDTAESSEAESTIKTNQVDESTSESNNCAQNDAVVQKRKKGKHIANELLTTERNYVNILHLIDQVFQFKVDQENRAHPMFAPETVQHMFSNIKSIYKFHNDFLLPQLEERIINLWDADPRIGDIMKNFAPFLKMYTEYVKNFDYAMNLISTLQQKIPRFAAIINEIQKRDECAKLSLAHHMLSPIQRLPRYELLLKDYLKNLPEDDADYEDTKKALELVSTAANHTNEAMKKIDKFKKLLEIQESIYDAIDLVSATRELVKEGKIVKISARSGDHQERYLFLLSDVLLLCSVRLIPGPLYRLRAKFMVENLQVVEGDNLETANTFYIRDEHKSVELYTHTTEGKAAWLDALFKTMQEIMRRKASLKTGGAKSALVTADDVTRCMVCEAIFSVMKRKHNCRACGIVVCGKCSNQKLLFEDNKNMRVCRLCHAALTQPLKKSPSSPAGPAPSLLQVSAAATSVLSGYLLLKTQASKPWTKRWFALHADFVLYSFKSESESLAMTATPMPGFAVTGGATLPEEDPLSFRDREKAFKIHHSRKSYYLQAFTHTDHEKWINVLQLATRAELPSPDEKVEDVESET, encoded by the exons ATGAAAATAGTTTCGCGCACACGTATCTCGTATTCGTTAGCGGTTTTACGCATTCCGCCGAG GATGCAGCGAGGGCAGCTGAGGGACATAACGTCCTGGATGGCCCGCTTGCTCCCGGAGCCATCCGAAGGAACGACTACCAGCACGATAAAAATGTTCAGCTCGAAGACTACATCGTCGACGAGCACCTTTTACACGGACTTGACGGTGAACGAAGAGGAGGACGCTTCCTCGCAGACGTCACAGGGCAACAGAAACTCCAGACTCCTGGAGACCCAGAGTACGACCAGCGAGGATGCCAATTCGCAGGACTCGGACTCCGCGGGCGGCCCGGACGACCAGCAGTACAGCAAACACTCGTTCCACAGGATCGCCAGTTACGGCGGTTTTCCGCGATTTCAGCCGTTCGTCATGTCGGCGTCGAGTCCGGCCGGTTGCACCGACGTCGACAGGGTCGTCGAACAGTCCACGGAGACCACGTCCTTCGTCAAAATGTCTCACAGCGTCCTCGAGTATCGCAGCAGCAG atACGTAGTCGCCGAACGAACCTCTCATCAATATGAGCTGGAAACTTACGCTATCAGCGAATCGGAGAGCGAAGAGGAACCGGAAGACACCGCCGAATCCTCGGAAGCGGAATCCACGATAAAAACGAATCAGGTCGACGAATCGACGTCGGAGTCCAACAATTGCGCACAAAACGATGCGGTCGtacagaagagaaagaagggaaaGCACATAGCGAACGAATTGCTCACGACCGAGCGTAATTACGTTAACATCCTGCATCTGATCGATCAAGTTTTTCAGTTCAAGGTCGATCAGGAGAACCGGGCGCATCCGATGTTCGCGCCTGAAACGGTTCAGCACATGTTCTCCAACATAAAATCGATCTACAAATTTCACAACGATTTTTTGCTGCCCCAATTGGAGGAACGGATAATCAATTTGTGGGACGCGGATCCGAGGATCGGCGACATAATGAAAAACTTTGCGCCGTTTTTGAAAATGTACACCGAATACGTGAAGAACTTCGACTACGCGATGAATCTGATCAGCACGCTGCAGCAGAAAATACCGAGATTCGCCGCTATTATAAACGAGATACAGAAACGCGACGAATGCGCCAAGCTTTCGCTCGCCCATCACATGCTCAGCCCCATACAACGACTACCTCGCTACGAATTACTTTTAAaggattatttgaaaaatcttcccGAGGACGACGCGGACTACGAGGACACGAAGA aagCCTTGGAGTTGGTTTCGACGGCGGCCAATCACACCAACGAAGCGATGAAGAAAATCGACAagttcaaaaaacttttggaAATTCAAGAGAGCATTTATGACGCTATAGATCTGGTGAGCGCTACCAGGGAACTCGTTAAGGAAGGAAAGATCGTTAAAATATCGGCGCGAAGTGGCGATCATCAGGAGAGATACTTGTTTCTG CTCAGCGACGTGCTGCTACTCTGTTCCGTGAGACTGATACCCGGCCCTCTGTACCGACTACGGGCGAAATTCATGGTCGAAAACCTCCAAGTGGTCGAAGGTGATAATTTGGAAACGGCGAACACGTTTTACATCAGGGACGAGCACAAGAGCGTGGAACTTTACACCCACACTACGGAGGGTAAGGCGGCCTGGTTGGACGCTCTCTTCAAAACCATGCAGGAGATCATGAGGCGGAAGGCTAGTCTGAAAACCGGTGGCGCCAAATCCGCCCTCGTCACAGCAGACGACGTTACGAGGTGCATGGTATGCGAGGCGATATTCTCGGTGATGAAAAGAAAGCACAATTGCAGAGCCTGCGGTATC GTCGTATGCGGCAAGTGTTCCAACCAGAAATTGCTGTTCGAGGACAATAAAAACATGCGGGTGTGCCGTTTGTGTCACGCCGCGCTCACGCAACCGCTGAAAAAATCTCCCTCGTCGCCGGCCGGTCCAGCGCCGAGTTTACTCCAAGTTTCGGCCGCCGCGACGTCCGTGTTGTCCGGATACCTGCTCCTGAAGACCCAGGCGAGTAAACCCTGGACCAAGCGATGGTTCGCACTTCACGCGGACTTCGTTTTGTATTCGTTCAAGTCGGAGTCCGAGAGCTTGGCGATGACGGCGACGCCGATGCCCGGTTTCGCTGTCACCGGAGGCGCGACACTCCCGGAGGAAGATCCGCTAAGCTTCAGGGATCGGGAGAaggctttcaaaattcatcacTCGAGAAAGAGCTATTATTTGCAAGCCTTCACTCACACGGATCACGAGAA gTGGATAAACGTGTTACAATTAGCTACGAGGGCGGAGTTGCCTTCGCCGGACGAAAAAGTCGAGGATGTCGAAAGCGAAACATGA
- the LOC105691833 gene encoding alkaline phosphatase 4 has translation MLSFGILFTGLLASSSSYILTPILPDSFEDTSFWMKSGQENLRRVLSQRDNVNQARNIIIFIGDGMGMASVTAGRIFQGQRKGGYGEEYRLNFEQFPNTGLSKTYNVNKQVPDSAATATAMFSGVKCNYKVVGLDSRSKFERCDKTVNKLSRLSSIAEWAQAAGKDTGFVTTTRVTHATPAALYAHSNSRDWECDTEIPNDQKICAKDIARQLIEDAPGSNFKVIMGGGAQPMGVVDQQIDEDLCVRNDRLNLTNIWQKKNPRGKFVANTGELMSVDVGSASKLLGIFAPNHLPFHAVRETSDQGTPSLANMTLQAIRMLRRNKNGFLLMVESGRIDMAHHQNHVKLALREVGALEDAVQVALEQVNVDETLVVVTADHSHAFVMNGYPDRGNDILGFAVDKDAPPYETLSYSNGPGYLYHRVNETSVQPSNQTWRSVVDDPNRDEPFYMSFAGKYLKDETHGGEDVPVYAIGPYSHLFRGTFEQNYIAHALAYAGCLQNWPSHCDNSYHRGGSSYASNAGALRPSYTFSTSVALLLLIVVAAVGNNFQMQR, from the exons ATGTTATCGTTCGGCATTCTTTTCACCGGTTTACTCGCTTCGAGTTCATCTTACATACTGACGCCGATTCTTCCCGACTCGTTCGAAG ACACTTCCTTCTGGATGAAATCCGGCCAAGAGAATCTTCGGAGGGTGTTGTCGCAGCGCGACAACGTGAACCAGGCGAGAaacataataattttcatcggcgaCGGTATGGGGATGGCGTCCGTTACCGCCGGTAGGATATTCCAAGGTCAGCGGAAAGGTGGCTACGGCGAGGAGTACAGattgaatttcgaacaattCCCCAACACCGGATTGTCGAAG ACCTACAACGTCAACAAGCAAGTACCGGACTCGGCGGCAACGGCTACGGCGATGTTCTCCGGCGTGAAGTGCAACTACAAGGTGGTCGGACTCGATTCCCgttcaaaattcgaacgttGCGACAAAACCGTCAACAAATTGAGCAGACTGTCGAGCATCGCGGAGTGGGCCCAGGCCGCCGGCAAAGACACAG GATTCGTGACGACGACGCGTGTCACTCACGCAACGCCAGCCGCTCTTTACGCGCATTCCAACAGCAGGGACTGGGAGTGCGACACGGAAATACCGAACGATCAGAAAATTTGCGCCAAAGATATCGCCAGGCAGTTGATAGAGGACGCACCCGGAAGTAACTTCAAG GTGATCATGGGTGGCGGCGCTCAGCCTATGGGTGTCGTCGATCAGCAAATAGACGAAGACCTTTGCGTTAGAAACGATCGTTTGAATTTGACAAACATATGGCAAAAGAAGAATCCCCGCGGTAAGTTCGTCGCCAATACCGGCGAACTGATGTCCGTCGATGTCGGTAGCGCTTCGAAACTTCTCGGTATATTCGCACCGAACCATTTGCCGTTTCACGCCGTTCGCGAGACCAGCGATCAGGGGACACCTTCTCTGGCTAACATGACTTTGCAGGCTATCAGGATGCTCAGGCGTAACAAAAACGGATTCCTTCTGATG GTGGAGAGCGGTAGGATAGACATGGCGCACCATCAGAATCACGTGAAACTCGCGCTCCGCGAAGTCGGGGCGTTGGAGGACGCCGTCCAAGTGGCTCTGGAGCAAGTGAACGTCGATGAAACGCTGGTCGTTGTAACGGCCGATCACTCCCACGCCTTCGTGATGAACGGCTACCCCGATCGGGGTAACGACATCCTCGGCTTCGCCGTCGACAAGGACGCTCCGCCGTACGAGACACTCTCCTATTCGAACGGTCCGGGTTACCTTTATCACCGCGTCAACGAGACCTCCGTACAACCGTCGAATCAGACCTGGAGGTCCGTCGTCGACGATCCCAACAGGGACGAGCCCTTCTACATGAGCTTCGCCGGCAAATACCTGAAGGACGAGACCCACGGCGGCGAGGACGTTCCCGTTTACGCTATCG GTCCCTATTCTCATCTGTTTCGCGGTACTTTCGAGCAGAACTACATCGCTCACGCTCTGGCCTACGCCGGATGCCTGCAAAACTGGCCCTCCCATTGCGACAACTCGTATCATCGAGGTGGTAGTTCGTACGCGAGCAACGCCGGGGCGCTGCGTCCGTCGTACACGTTTTCGACGTCGGTCGCACTACTGCTCCTAATCGTCGTCGCTGCGGTCGGTAACAATTTTCAGATGCAACGCTGA
- the LOC105691866 gene encoding FYVE, RhoGEF and PH domain-containing protein 1-like isoform X2, with product MQRGQLRDITSWMARLLPEPSEGTTTSTIKMFSSKTTSSTSTFYTDLTVNEEEDASSQTSQGNRNSRLLETQSTTSEDANSQDSDSAGGPDDQQYSKHSFHRIASYGGFPRFQPFVMSASSPAGCTDVDRVVEQSTETTSFVKMSHSVLEYRSSRYVVAERTSHQYELETYAISESESEEEPEDTAESSEAESTIKTNQVDESTSESNNCAQNDAVVQKRKKGKHIANELLTTERNYVNILHLIDQVFQFKVDQENRAHPMFAPETVQHMFSNIKSIYKFHNDFLLPQLEERIINLWDADPRIGDIMKNFAPFLKMYTEYVKNFDYAMNLISTLQQKIPRFAAIINEIQKRDECAKLSLAHHMLSPIQRLPRYELLLKDYLKNLPEDDADYEDTKKALELVSTAANHTNEAMKKIDKFKKLLEIQESIYDAIDLVSATRELVKEGKIVKISARSGDHQERYLFLLSDVLLLCSVRLIPGPLYRLRAKFMVENLQVVEGDNLETANTFYIRDEHKSVELYTHTTEGKAAWLDALFKTMQEIMRRKASLKTGGAKSALVTADDVTRCMVCEAIFSVMKRKHNCRACGIVVCGKCSNQKLLFEDNKNMRVCRLCHAALTQPLKKSPSSPAGPAPSLLQVSAAATSVLSGYLLLKTQASKPWTKRWFALHADFVLYSFKSESESLAMTATPMPGFAVTGGATLPEEDPLSFRDREKAFKIHHSRKSYYLQAFTHTDHEKWINVLQLATRAELPSPDEKVEDVESET from the exons ATGCAGCGAGGGCAGCTGAGGGACATAACGTCCTGGATGGCCCGCTTGCTCCCGGAGCCATCCGAAGGAACGACTACCAGCACGATAAAAATGTTCAGCTCGAAGACTACATCGTCGACGAGCACCTTTTACACGGACTTGACGGTGAACGAAGAGGAGGACGCTTCCTCGCAGACGTCACAGGGCAACAGAAACTCCAGACTCCTGGAGACCCAGAGTACGACCAGCGAGGATGCCAATTCGCAGGACTCGGACTCCGCGGGCGGCCCGGACGACCAGCAGTACAGCAAACACTCGTTCCACAGGATCGCCAGTTACGGCGGTTTTCCGCGATTTCAGCCGTTCGTCATGTCGGCGTCGAGTCCGGCCGGTTGCACCGACGTCGACAGGGTCGTCGAACAGTCCACGGAGACCACGTCCTTCGTCAAAATGTCTCACAGCGTCCTCGAGTATCGCAGCAGCAG atACGTAGTCGCCGAACGAACCTCTCATCAATATGAGCTGGAAACTTACGCTATCAGCGAATCGGAGAGCGAAGAGGAACCGGAAGACACCGCCGAATCCTCGGAAGCGGAATCCACGATAAAAACGAATCAGGTCGACGAATCGACGTCGGAGTCCAACAATTGCGCACAAAACGATGCGGTCGtacagaagagaaagaagggaaaGCACATAGCGAACGAATTGCTCACGACCGAGCGTAATTACGTTAACATCCTGCATCTGATCGATCAAGTTTTTCAGTTCAAGGTCGATCAGGAGAACCGGGCGCATCCGATGTTCGCGCCTGAAACGGTTCAGCACATGTTCTCCAACATAAAATCGATCTACAAATTTCACAACGATTTTTTGCTGCCCCAATTGGAGGAACGGATAATCAATTTGTGGGACGCGGATCCGAGGATCGGCGACATAATGAAAAACTTTGCGCCGTTTTTGAAAATGTACACCGAATACGTGAAGAACTTCGACTACGCGATGAATCTGATCAGCACGCTGCAGCAGAAAATACCGAGATTCGCCGCTATTATAAACGAGATACAGAAACGCGACGAATGCGCCAAGCTTTCGCTCGCCCATCACATGCTCAGCCCCATACAACGACTACCTCGCTACGAATTACTTTTAAaggattatttgaaaaatcttcccGAGGACGACGCGGACTACGAGGACACGAAGA aagCCTTGGAGTTGGTTTCGACGGCGGCCAATCACACCAACGAAGCGATGAAGAAAATCGACAagttcaaaaaacttttggaAATTCAAGAGAGCATTTATGACGCTATAGATCTGGTGAGCGCTACCAGGGAACTCGTTAAGGAAGGAAAGATCGTTAAAATATCGGCGCGAAGTGGCGATCATCAGGAGAGATACTTGTTTCTG CTCAGCGACGTGCTGCTACTCTGTTCCGTGAGACTGATACCCGGCCCTCTGTACCGACTACGGGCGAAATTCATGGTCGAAAACCTCCAAGTGGTCGAAGGTGATAATTTGGAAACGGCGAACACGTTTTACATCAGGGACGAGCACAAGAGCGTGGAACTTTACACCCACACTACGGAGGGTAAGGCGGCCTGGTTGGACGCTCTCTTCAAAACCATGCAGGAGATCATGAGGCGGAAGGCTAGTCTGAAAACCGGTGGCGCCAAATCCGCCCTCGTCACAGCAGACGACGTTACGAGGTGCATGGTATGCGAGGCGATATTCTCGGTGATGAAAAGAAAGCACAATTGCAGAGCCTGCGGTATC GTCGTATGCGGCAAGTGTTCCAACCAGAAATTGCTGTTCGAGGACAATAAAAACATGCGGGTGTGCCGTTTGTGTCACGCCGCGCTCACGCAACCGCTGAAAAAATCTCCCTCGTCGCCGGCCGGTCCAGCGCCGAGTTTACTCCAAGTTTCGGCCGCCGCGACGTCCGTGTTGTCCGGATACCTGCTCCTGAAGACCCAGGCGAGTAAACCCTGGACCAAGCGATGGTTCGCACTTCACGCGGACTTCGTTTTGTATTCGTTCAAGTCGGAGTCCGAGAGCTTGGCGATGACGGCGACGCCGATGCCCGGTTTCGCTGTCACCGGAGGCGCGACACTCCCGGAGGAAGATCCGCTAAGCTTCAGGGATCGGGAGAaggctttcaaaattcatcacTCGAGAAAGAGCTATTATTTGCAAGCCTTCACTCACACGGATCACGAGAA gTGGATAAACGTGTTACAATTAGCTACGAGGGCGGAGTTGCCTTCGCCGGACGAAAAAGTCGAGGATGTCGAAAGCGAAACATGA